Proteins encoded by one window of Lates calcarifer isolate ASB-BC8 linkage group LG5, TLL_Latcal_v3, whole genome shotgun sequence:
- the acsl1a gene encoding LOW QUALITY PROTEIN: long-chain-fatty-acid--CoA ligase 1a (The sequence of the model RefSeq protein was modified relative to this genomic sequence to represent the inferred CDS: deleted 1 base in 1 codon) — translation MHSRICHDSIDQSQHVSQTLGQSNAVCDWLSSAPAEQTVDRLLLLLLLLQGSGLSLRIRRCTQGQCRTAMQAQEVLRQLRIPELDDVRQYVRGLPTNALMGMGAFAAITTYWFATRPRALKPPCDLGLQSVEIPGGERARRSVLNDSDKHMTHFYNDARTIYEVFQRGLRVSNNGPCLGSRKPNQPYEWQSYREVADRAENVGSALLHRGHSHTGDKFVGIFSQNRPEWTISELACYTYSMVAVPLYDTLGTEAIAYIIDQAAISTVICDVPEKARLILDCVGGKGRTVKTIVLMEAFDSDLVTRGQESGIEILSLKDFEALGKANHREPVPPKPEDLALICFTSGTTGNPKGAMLTHGNVISNTAAFIKVTEGSLKPSNKDVLISFLPLAHMFERVVEGVILIHGARIGYFQGDIRLLMDDLKTLQPTVFPVVPRLLNRMFDKVFGQANTPLKRWLLDFAFRRKEAELKNGVVRKDSMWDKLIFKKVQASLGGRVRLMITGAAPVSPTILTFLRAALGCQFYEGYGQTECTAGCSMSMPGDWTAGHVGPPLPCNSIKLVDVAEMNYLSVNGEGEVCVKGPNVFQGYLKDPEKTAEAIDKDGWLHTGDIGKWLPNGTLKIIDRKKHIFKLAQGEYIAPEKIETIYNRSDPVAQIFVHGDSLQACLVGIVVPDPDFLPIWAKKKGIEGSYSELCNNKDVKKAILEDLLRLGKEAGLKSFEQVRDIALHPEMFSVQNGLLTPTLKAKRAELRSRFREQIDELYAKIKM, via the exons GGTCAGTGCAGAACAGCCATGCAGGCTCAGGAAGTCCTGAGACAGCTGCGCATTCCCGAGCTGGATGACGTTCGGCAGTACGTGCGTGGGTTGCCCACCAACGCGCTCATGGGAATGGGTGCTTTCGCTGCCATCACCACCTACTGGTTTGCCACCCGGCCAAGAGCCCTCAAACCGCCCTGTGACCTCGGCCTGCAGTCAGTGGAAATACCA GGTGGAGAACGTGCGAGAAGATCAGTGCTGAACGACAGCGACAAACACATGACACACTTCTACAATGACGCACGCACAATATAT GAGGTGTTCCAGCGAGGGCTCAGAGTATCGA ATAACGGACCTTGTCTAGGATCAAGAAAACCGAACCAGCCGTATGAGTGGCAGTCTTACAGAGAG GTGGCAGACCGAGCGGAGAATGTCGGCTCTGCTCTCCTTCACAGAGGACACTCTCACACAGGAGACAAGTTCGTTGGTATTTTTTCCCAGAACAGGCCGGAG tgGACCATTTCAGAGCTGGCCTGTTACACATACTCCATGGTGGCAGTCCCACTGTACGACACACTCGGCACAGAGGCCATCGCCTACATTATCGACCAAG CTGCCATCTCAACAGTGATCTGCGATGTGCCCGAAAAGGCTCGGCTGATTCTGGACTGTGTCGGCGGGAAAGGGCGAACAGTGAAGACCATTGTGCTCATGGAGGCGTTTGACAGCGACCTGGTCACCCGCGGCCAGGAGAGTGGCATCGAGATCCTGAGTTTGAAGGACTTTGAG GCCTTGGGTAAAGCCAACCACCGGGAACCAGTG CCCCCTAAACCAGAGGACCTTGCACTTATCTGCTTTACGTCTGGAACCACAG gaaacCCTAAAGGTGCAATGCTCACTCACGGAAATGTTATCTCCAACACCGCAGCTTTCATTAAAGTGACagag GGCTCACTGAAGCCCAGCAATAAAGATGTGctcatctccttcctcccttTGGCCCATATGTTTGAGAGGGTGGTGGAG GGCGTCATCCTCATCCACGGAGCTCGAATCGGCTACTTCCAGGGAGACATTCGACTTCTGATGGATGATTTGAAAACGCTGCAACCAACAGTCTTCCCTGTGGTCCCACGTCTCCTCAACCGCATGTTTGATAAG GTATTCGGTCAGGCCAATACACCGCTGAAAAGATGGCTGCTCGATTTTGCCTTCAGGAGGAAGGAGGCAGAGCTGAAAAACGGCGTGGTCAGAAAAGACAGCATGTGGGACAAACTCATTTTCAAAAAAGTCCAG GCGAGTCTGGGCGGTCGCGTGAGACTCATGATTACAGGAGCAGCGCCGGTGTCACCGACCATCCTGACGTTCCTGCGAGCTGCACTGGGCTGTCAG TTTTATGAAGGCTACGGTCAAACTGAATGTACAGCTGGGTGCTCCATGTCAATGCCTGGAGACTGGACAGCAG GTCACGTCGGACCTCCTCTGCCCTGCAACTCTATCAAACTGGTGGATGTGGCAGAAATGAATTACCTGTCAGTcaatggagagggagag gTGTGTGTCAAAGGACCAAATGTCTTCCAGGGATACCTGAAAGACCCAGAGAAAACAGCTGAGGCAATTGACAAGGATGGATGGCTGCACACAGGAGACATTGGGAAATGGCTTCCT AATGGCACTCTGAAGATTATTGACCGAAAGAAGCACATTTTCAAACTGGCACAGGGAGAATACATCGCCCCTGAGAAAATAGAAACCATCTATAATCGCAGTGATCCAGTGGCCCAGATATTTGTTCATGGTGACAGTTTACAG GCATGCCTGGTGGGGATTGTGGTGCCTGATCCAGACTTTTTACCTATTTGGGCCAAGAAAAAGGGGATTGAAGGATCCTACTCTGAACTGTGCAATAACAAG GATGTGAAGAAAGCCATTCTGGAGGACCTCCTGAGGCTGGGCAAAGAAGCAGGACTCAAGTCTTTTGAACAG GTGAGAGATATCGCACTACATCCTGAGATGTTTTCTGTCCAGAACGGTCTCCTGACACCCACCCTGAAGGCTAAGAGGGCTGAGCTTCGGAGCCGCTTCAGAGAGCAGATCGACGAACTTTACGCCAAAATTAAGATGTAA